The genomic DNA TCAAAGCAAATCAATGGAAAAATTAGCTTCAGGTCTTCGCATCAACAAAGCGGGCGACGATGCTGCTGGTCTTGCAATCTCTGAAAAAATGCGCGGACAAGTTCGTGGACTTGATCAAGCTTCACGTAACGCACAAGACGGTATCTCAATGATTCAAACTGCTGAGGGTGCACTTAATGAAACGCATGATATCCTTCAACGGATGCGTGAACTTTCTGTCCAATCTGCTACAGATACAAATACTGATGCAGATCGTACAAACATCCAAGATGAAGTTAACCAATTAGGAAAAGAAGTTGATCGTATTCGCGATACAACTCAATTCAATACAAAAAATCTTTTAAACGGTTCAATGGATAAAGGACAAGCAGCTGCTGTAGCAAACATTAACCAAAATACAGAAGTTAAAACTGCTACTGCAAGTCTTTTAACAGATGCTTTGACAACTTTAACTGATAAAAACGGAAACAACTTAGGTATCACAGCAACTGACGTAATCAGTGTCTCTTATGTAAAAGATGGAGCGACTGTTACGAACTCATTTACTGCTGGAGCACTTACGACAGCTGCATTAGGAACAACTAACGGTGCTGCTGGGGATACTAACCTAACACTCGCTGCGGATGCTAATAAAAATCTTTCTATCACAGCAGCAGCAGGTGGTTCAGGTGCAGCAATCAATGGTCTTACTGTAACTGTTAAAGATGCATCTGGAAACGTGAGAAGTGCTGCTACAAACGCACTTTCAAGTTTTACAGAAACAACAGCTGCTGCTAACATCAACACAGATGGACAAGCAACTTTCCACATCGGTTCTAACACTGGACAAAACATTCAATTAGCATTTAAAGATATGGGTACTTCTGCTTTAGGTGTTAAAGATTTAAAAGTTGGTAACCAAGGTCAAGCAAACGTTGCTGTTAAAGTTCTCGATACTGCAATTCAAAAAGTATCTGCAGAGCGTTCTAAACTCGGAGCAACACAAAACCGCCTCGAGCACACAATCAACAACCTTAAAACATCTTCTGAAAACCTGACAGCGGCTGAATCACGCGTTCGTGACGTTGATATGGCAAAAGAAATGATGAACCAAACGAAGAACTCGATTCTTGCGCAAGCAGCACAAGCTATGCTTGCACAAGCAAACCAACAGCCGCAAGGCGTTCTCCAATTACTCCGTTAATCGTAATTGGTCATACAATTTACTTAAAGGTCGTGGACTCGTTCCATGGCCTTTTTCTATTGATTTTTAAATCAGGTATTACAACTTACTGGAAGATGCCGATATACTACATAGAGAAGAAAAAGGAGTGTTTGTCTATGAATTCCATCAACACGGAAATTCGGCTTCACCTGCCTGAAAATGTCTTACCATACGAAGCGACACGAAATGTCTTCGTCGAAGCGAATCAAGAGGACTTGGCACAGGATGGAGTCGTTATTCTACCGACACCGCAACATATCGCAAAGCTTGAAACAGCCATTGAAAAGGCAAATGTCCAGCTCGAATCACAACGAACAGGCTTAAAGTTTATCAAACATGAAAAACTCAATGAATTTTATATTCAAGTCGTCGA from Exiguobacterium sibiricum 7-3 includes the following:
- a CDS encoding flagellar protein FlaG, with amino-acid sequence MNSINTEIRLHLPENVLPYEATRNVFVEANQEDLAQDGVVILPTPQHIAKLETAIEKANVQLESQRTGLKFIKHEKLNEFYIQVVDTNNHVVQEIPSKKELDFFAAFMEFNQLIDKRI
- a CDS encoding flagellin N-terminal helical domain-containing protein, which codes for MIINHNITALNTHNKLSSASAAQSKSMEKLASGLRINKAGDDAAGLAISEKMRGQVRGLDQASRNAQDGISMIQTAEGALNETHDILQRMRELSVQSATDTNTDADRTNIQDEVNQLGKEVDRIRDTTQFNTKNLLNGSMDKGQAAAVANINQNTEVKTATASLLTDALTTLTDKNGNNLGITATDVISVSYVKDGATVTNSFTAGALTTAALGTTNGAAGDTNLTLAADANKNLSITAAAGGSGAAINGLTVTVKDASGNVRSAATNALSSFTETTAAANINTDGQATFHIGSNTGQNIQLAFKDMGTSALGVKDLKVGNQGQANVAVKVLDTAIQKVSAERSKLGATQNRLEHTINNLKTSSENLTAAESRVRDVDMAKEMMNQTKNSILAQAAQAMLAQANQQPQGVLQLLR